The DNA region TCCTCAACGGTCGGACAGTAGCGCTTTCTGGCGAGCCTTGTTATCGCTATTTCCGTCTCTTCGGTTGCATCGCCCGGCACGTTCACGTTGAGCATGTCAACGCCCTCTGGGAGGCCACTCTCTAATATTGCCCGGGCTATTTTCTTGAGGAAGTACGCCGAAGCCGAGAAGTCGATTCCCTCCCCCTCGCCGAGTGTCTTCTTCCAATCCACTTCAAGGCTTATCGCAACGCTGGGAATCCCGTGGGTAGCGGCCTCAATGGCGGCAGAAGCGGTTCCGGAAACTGTTATCTCCGTGCTCAGGTTCTCACCGAGGTTTATACCGCTGACGGCGAGGTCGAAATTTCCAAAGCGCGCTATGGCAAAGATTACGCTATCAGTTGGAGTGCCGTCCACCCCGTAAGCGGCCTTAGCTCCGGGGATCTCAACGCGCTTTACCCGTATGGGCCTGTGGAGCGTCATCGCCCTCCCGCTGGCGCTCCTCTGGAAGAGCGGGGCGACCACGTAAACCTCCCCCAGCTCACCCAGGGCTTTTACAGCCACTCTAATCCCCTCGGAGTTGATGCCGTCGTCGTTGGTTAGCAGGATCCTCATGAACGGGAGTCCGCGGGTTTTCTTTTTTAGGCTTCCGGTTGAAAGCAACATTTTTATACTTTTGCACGTTAATATACACTGAGGGTGATACATGTGGAGCCCTTAGGATCATGGGCAAAAATAAACAAAGATGACCTCCTAAGGAGCCTCAGCGGAAGGGAAGGCTTTATCCTGGTTATTGCCTCGGGGATTCCTCCGGTTCTGTTCTCAAACGGAAAGCCCCTTGGCGGGCCGGTTAACCTCCCTGCTGTCATGGAGAGGGTTAGAATATACTCGCTCAGCAAATTTGAGGCCTTAGATTTCCTCCACGGTGAGCTCAAGCTCCCGGAGCCGGAAACTCCAGGGGAGAGCCCCGGGGAGGAAGCTCCCCAGGAAGTCCCTGGATCGGTTACCCTCACGCTCAACCTCTCCCTGCCTCCGGAGGTTTTAGTGCCCGTTGAGAACGGGGTCGTTGAAAGTGTGAGGCACCTGTTCCAGCGAAAGAAGGTGGTAATACAAAGCATCAGCGGGTCCGGGAAGATCAGGCAGGGATTTGCGGGGGCCAACATTCTCCTCTTGAGGATAAAGTTAGAAGGCTACTCAACCGAAGAAGTTGATGCCAGTGAAGTGGCGGAGGCGATAAAGTCACGCGTTGAGAGGATCCTCGGCCTCAAGACGACCGTCACTGTGGAGGAATTGAAGTTAAAGCGTGTCGACAGGCTTCCAACTTTGAGGATACCCCGCAGGAGCATCAACTTCCGCGGCGGCAGGGTTCTCGAGGTTCCCCTCTCATCAGCCGGCGCCCCTCCTAAGGTGGACAGGACGAAGCTCGAGATGGAAGTAACGAAGCTCCTCCAGGAGGCTGGCATTTCGGAAGAGTTGCTCTCCATAAAGGACAGCGAAGGCAAAAACCAGGGGGTGCAAATTATCGAGAACACGATCACCTCGGAACTCGTGAGGGTCAATGGGATAACTTTGAACTGGATTAACGTGACCCAGGGCGAGAACGGCTACGAACTGGTTCTGGGAATAAGCAGAACATCGGCGGGCATTTCAGACGCTTCGATAGTTGAGGCGGTTAAAACTGCAATTAAAAAAGCAGAATCCGAGGCGAGTGCCAGGGGTCTGGGTGGAAAGTTCAGGAGGGCCTACGTTGTCATAGAAAAGGACATATACTGAGGGCCCCTCGGTTTTCGGGCGCCCCTCAAATTTAAAAACTTCCTTCCTATGCCCACTCAGGTGAGAAAATGACCTACTGGACGAGCGAGGACAACGTGGCCGGAAAGCCGGGAACGGCGCTTTTCATTATCCTCCCGACGATAGGTTGCTACCGCTTCAGGATCGGGAAAGCATGCTACATGTGCGCCTACCCTGCCTCGGCCCCGGAAGTTAGGTGGAGCCAGGAGGCAATAGTTGACTACTTCCGCGGGGCGCTGAAGAAGATTGAAGGGAAGAAAGGGCCTTTCGCGGTAAGGATTTTTACATCGGGCTCGTTCCTCGACAACGGCGAGCTCAAACCTGAGACGAGGAGGAAAATTTTTGAAATCCTTTCAAAGATGGACAGCGTTGAGGAGATAGTCATCGAGAGCAGGAGCGAGCTGGTCCGCTACGATGCCGTTAAAGAATTAGCTGAAATAGTCCCGGACAAGCACTTCGAGGTCGCCATCGGCTTAGAAACTGCCAACGACGACATAGCGGAGGTTTCAATCAACAAGGGCAACACCTTTTCCGACTTCGTGAAGGCCGCTGAGGTAACCCACAAGGCCGGGGCCAGGGTCAAGACCTACCTCCTGCTCAAGCCGGTCTTCCTGAGCGAGAGGGACGGGATAAGGGACGCTAAGGAGAGCATAATCAGGGCCGAGCCCTACACGGACACCTTCTCGATAAACATCACCGACATACAGAAGGGGACCCCCTACGAGAGTCTCTGGGAAAGGGGAGAGTACCGCCCGCCGTGGCTCTGGAGTGCGGTTGAGCTCCTCATCTGGGCCAAGAAGAAGTTCCCGGGGAAGAGAATCCTCAGCGACCCGGTGGGGGCGGGCTCGCCAAGGGGGCCGCACAACTGCCTGAGGGATTACGATAAGGCCATAGGAAACGCAATAAAGAAGTTCTCTGCCACTCAGGACTTGAGCCACATAGAAAACCTTAAGCCCGAGTGCCGCGGGCGCTGGGAGTACATAGTTGAGAACGGCCTCCTCGACTGGCAGCTGGTGACCTGGTGAACTCCTTTCGCCGGAGTGCATTTGCCCCCACATCTTTTTCTTGCCGCGCATAAGCCCGCCGATACTTCTTTTAGGAACACTGATGTACATCTACGAAACCTTTAAATTTTGACAAACGTAAACTGGCCAGCGAACCGCGGATGATGGTTATGGCGGACGTCAAAACCACAGTTGAAAAGAACGGCTACCTCGTGGTGGGTAAGGCCGAGGGAATAGTTGAAATCGACGTCGATACTTTTCTCTGCAAGGGCTGCGGAATATGCGTTGAGATGTGTCCGAGGAAGGTCTTCGAGTGGAGCAAAGAGCTCAGCGAAAAGGGCGTGCATTACCCTGTTCCGGTCAACGCCGAGAAATGCGTCAAGTGCAAGCTCTGCGAGCTCCTCTGCCCGGACTTCGCCATCGCGGTAAGGTGGTGACCATGATCATCCGCGGCGACGAGCCCGAGCAGGTCAGGCTCATAAAGAAGCTTTACAGGCCGGGCAACTACTTCATGCAGGGCAACGAGGCCGTTGCATACGGAGCAATCTTCGCGGGTTGCCGCTTCTACGCCGGTTACCCCATAACGCCTTCGAGCGAGATAGCCGAGACGATGGCCCGGGAGCTTCCGAAGCTCGGAGGCTACTACCTCCAGATGGAGGACGAGATCGGTAGCATCGCCGCCATGATAGGCGCCTCCTGGACGGGTCTGAAGGCCATGACGGCAACGGCTGGCCCGGGCTTTTCTTTGATGCAGGAAAACATAGGCTACGCCATAATGACTGAAACGCCGGTAGTAATCGTTGACGTCCAGAGGAGCGGGCCCTCAACGGGACAGGCCACCAAAGGGGCGCAGGGGGACTTCTTCCAGGCCAGGTGGGGGACCCACGGGGATCATTCGATAGTTGCAGTATCCCCCACCAGCGGGCAGGACGCCTTCTGGGAGATGATAAGGGCCTTCAACATAGCGGAAAAGCTGAGGACACCGGTTGTCGTGCTCTTTGACGGCATTTTGGCACACACGAGGGAGCTCGTCAGGATTCCGGATATAGAGGAGGTCGAGATAGCCTACCGCAAGCTTCCGGAGAATGAGGCAGAGGCCAGGCTCCCCTTCGGGGACCCGCACGGCGATGGCGTCCCACCGATGCCGCTCTTCGGCCACGGCTATTTCACCCACGTCACGGGCTCAACCCACAAGGAGAACGGCCTGAGGGATGTCTACACTCCGGAAGTCCACGACAGGCTCGTGAGGAGGCTCCAAAGAAAGATAGAGCAGAACCGGAAAGTTTACGAGAAGTACGAGGAGCATTTCACGGACGACGCTGAGATCCTCGTCGTCAGCTGGGGAGTAACTGCCCGCCCGGCCCTCGGCGCGGTTCTCAGGGCGAGGGAAGAGGGGATAAAGGCCGGCCTCTTCGTTCCAAAGACCGTCCACCCGTTCCCCGGTGAGAGGATGAGGGAGCTTGGAAAGCGCGTTAGGGCAATCCTCGTACCGGAAATGAACCTCGGCCAGATGATAATCGAGGTCGAGCGCTACATAAACGACGACGTCCTGCTTAAGGGCGTTAACAAGATAGGCGGCGTCCCGCTGACCGTTGAGGAAATCCTGCGTGAGATAAGGGGTGTTGCCTGATGGCCAGGGAGATCTACTCTAAGTATCCCCTCATTAAGTATCTGAGGAAGGAGGCCCTTCCCACGGCCCTCTGCCCCGGCTGTGGGGGCGGAACCGTCCTGAACGCCTTCGCCAACGCCGTTGACCAGCTCAAGATTGACCCGAGGGACATAGTGGTGGTGGGTGGAATCGGCTGTTCCGCGTGGATAGCCTCGCCGTACTTCTTAGCTGATACACTCCACACGACCCACGGGAGGGCTATAGCCTTCGCAACCGGCGTTAAGGTCGGCCTGCCGGACAAGAAGGTCGTCGTCATAAGCGGAGATGGCGATTTAGCAAGCATAGGGGGAAACCACCTCATCCATGCCGCGAGGAGGAACGTCGACATAAAGGTCATCCTCGTCAACAACTTCATCTACGGCATGACCGGTGGACAGGTTGCTCCTACAACTCCTTTTGGTGCCAAAACCACGACAACGCCATACAGGAACATCGAAAACTCTCTCAATATAAGCGAAACGGTTGCAGCTGCGGGAGCGAGCTATGTGGCAAGGTGGACGACTGCGCACGTCTACCAGCTCATAGAGAGCATAAAGAAAGCCTTGACCATTAAGGGGTTCTCGCTCGTTGAAGTTATCTCGCAGTGCCCGGTCCAGTTCGGGAGGAGGAACCAGATGAAGGAGCCCGCTGAAATGCTCCGCTGGTTCCTCAAGAACAGCGTGCCGGTGAGCAAGGCGAAGAACATGAGCGAAGAAGAGCTCAGGGACAAGTTTGTCATAGGCGAGTTCGTCAACAGGGAGAGGCCGGAGTTTGTAACTGAACTCAACAAGCTGGTTGATGAAGTCCAGGAGCACTTCGGGCTTAAGGGTGAATGAGATGGGGCTGTACGACCTCGTGGGCAGGAGAATCAGAGAAGCCTTCGGAGACAGGGTCGAGGAAGTCATAATCTTCGGCTCAAGGGTTAGGGGAGATTTCAGGCCCGACAGCGACCTTGACGTTCTCCTCGTGCTGAGGGACGGGATAAAGCCAGAGGACTGGGACAGGATTGGGGAGCTGAGCGCCGAGCTGACCCTTAAACTCGGAGTGTCAGTCATGATAGTGCCCCACGGGCCAGGGGAAGACAGCCTTTATACCACCGCGAAGACGGAGGGTTTAGCCGTATGAACGAGATAGATGCCCTCATTCGGAAAGCGGAGGAACGGCCCCAGGCCAGCGAGGAACTCCTTGAGAAGGGACACTACAGCGAAAGTGAAGCCCACGGGGTCGTTGAGTACGCGCGGGAATTTTTGAAGTTCACGAAGTCTTATCTGGAGGGATTGAGGAATGCAGATTAGGTTCGCCGGTATAGGTGGCCAGGGCGTTGTCCTGGCCGGTTTAATCCTCGGGGAGGCCGCTGCCATAGAGGGCCTCAACGTTCTCCAGGCCCAGGACTACAGCTCGGCCAGCAGGGGAGGCCATTCCATAGCCGATGTTATAATCTCTAAGGAGCCGATTTACGACGTGATTGTGACTGAGGCGGACGTTCTCGTGGCTTTAGCCCAGCTCGGTTACAACACCGTTAAGGACTCCCTCAGGGAGGGCGGCCTGCTCATCGTTGACACAGACCTCGTGAAGCCTGACAGAGATTACATAGGCGCACCCTTCACGAGAATAGCTGAGGAAACAACCGGGCTGGCCCTGACAGTCAACATGGTGGCCCTGGGCTACCTCGTGGCCAGGACTGGCATCGTGAAGAGGGAAAACGTCGAGGAAGCAATAAGGAGGCACGTTCCAAAGGGGACCGAGGAGATAAACATCAGGGCTTTTAGAGCGGGGTTTGAGGAGGGGTTGAAATGAGATACCCCTTTGTCGTTGGAAGGTCAGACTTCATTCAAGGAGACGAAGCCATAGCGAGGGCGGCCATTCTGGCCGGCTGCAGGTTTTACGCCGGTTATCCAATTACACCGGCGAGCGAGATATTCGAGGCGATGGCCCTCTACATGCCCCTCGTTGATGGTGTAAGCATACAGATGGAGGACGAGATAGCGAGCGTAGCCGCTATAATAGGTGCCTCCTGGGCAGGGGCGAAGGCGATGACAGCGACGAGCGGCCCGGGCTTTTCTTTGATGCAGGAAAACATAGGCTACGCCATAATGACTGAAACGCCGATAGTAATCGTTAACGTCCAGCGCGGGGGCCCGAGCACAGGCCAGCCAACGCTCGCGGCACAGGGCGACATAATGCAGGCCATCTGGGGGACGCACGGCGACCACAGCCTCATAGTGCTCTCCCCGTCCACGGTCCAGGAGGCCTTTGACTTCACGATAAGGGCCTTCAACCTCGCGGAGAAGTACAGGACGCCCGTCATTCTGCTCACAGACGCCGAGATAGCCCACATGCGCGAGCGCGTTTACATACCAAACCCGGAGGAGATTGAAACCGTCAGCAGAAAGCTCCCGGCGAACGAGGAAGAGGCCAGGCTCCCCTTCGGAGACCCGCACGGCGATGGCGTCCCGCCGATGCCGATATTTGGCAGGGGTTACCGGACGTACGTCACAGGCCTGACCCACGATGAGCATGGCCATCCAAAGACCGTCGAGCCAGAAGTCCACGAGAGGCTCATCAGGAGGATCATAGACAAGCTGGAGCGCAACAAGGCCGACATCATCACCTACGAAACCTTTGGGCTTGAGGATGCCGAGGTGGCGATAGTTGCAACGGGGATAGTTTCGCGCTCGGCCATGAGCGCCGTCAAGATGCTCCGCGAAAGGGGAGTCAGGGCGGGATTTCTCAAGCTCAACACGATATGGCCCTTCGACTTTGAGATGGTTGAAAAGCTGGCAGAGCGGGTCAGGAAGATCTACGTTCCCGAGATGAACATGGGGCAGCTCTACCACCTCGTCAGGGAAGGGGCCAACGGGAAGGCCGAGGTGGAGCTGATAAGCAAGATAGGCGGAGAGGTTCACACACCGATGGAGATCATCGAAAGGGTGGTGGGATGATGTACCTGAAGTCCTCCTACGAGATCCGCGACAAATACCTCAGGAAGGACATGCTCCCGACGATCTTCTGTCCTGGCTGTGGAATAGGCAGTGTTCTCCAGTTCACGCTCAGGGCGATAGACGACCTCGGCCTGAACCAGGACGAGATAGTCTGGGTGAGCGGTATAGGCTGTTCGTCCCGCGTTCCCGGCTTTGTGAACTTCGATGGCTTACACACGACCCACGGGAGGGCCCTGGCCTTCGCCACGGGGATAAAGCTCACCAACCCTGACCTCAGGATAATCGCCTTCATGGGCGACGGCGATGCCGCCGCGATAGGCGGCAACCACTTCATCCACGCCATAAGGAGGAACCTCGACGTCACGGTTATACTCATCAACAACTTCACCTACGGAATGACCGGTGGCCAGGTCGCGCCAACAACACTCAAGGGCCTGAAGGGAACGACCGCCCCCTACGGCCAGTTTGAGAACCCCTTCGACATCGCCCAGCTCGCGGTCGCCGCCGGGGCGAACTACGTGGCCAGGTGGACGGTCTTCAACTACCTCCAGGGCATCAACAGCGTAAAGAAGGCCCTTCAGAAGGAAGGTTTCACGCTGGTGGAGTTCCTCTCTCCCTGTCCAATAGGCTTCGGAAGGAGGAACAGGATGAAGACTTCGCCCGAGCTTATCCGCTGGTACCAGGAGATAACGGTTCCGCTCGCGAAGGCCAAGAACATGAAGCCGGAGGAGCTCGAGGGCAAGATAGTCATAGGTGAATTCGTTGACAGGGACAGGCCGGGCCTCGTGAGGGAATATCAGGAGTACATAAAGCGCGCTAAGAAGATGATGGGGTGGGAAGGATGAGGAAGGAAATCCTCTTCAGCGGCTTTGGGGGCCAGGGTGTCATCCTGGCGAGCGTCATCCTCGGAAGGGCCGCGGCCGTTTACGAGAACCTCTACGCGGTGCAGACACAGAGCTACGGGCCGGAGTCGAGGGGCGGGGCCAGCAGGGCGGAGGTTATCATCAGCGACGGGCCGATAGACTACCCAAAGGTCATGGCGCCCGACTGCGCGGTCTTCTTTTCGCAGGAGGCCTACAGCAAGTACCTCCAAACTGTCAAGCCGGGCGCGAAGGTGATAATCGAGAAGAACCTCGTGCCGCACAGGGATTTGGAGTTTGAGAGGAAGCTCAACGTCATAGCCCTGCCCCTGACGGAGATAGCCGAGGAGACCACCGGCCTGAGCCTGACCATGAACATCCTGGCCCTCGGAATACTCACGGCCTGGACCGGGGTTGTGGGCAGGGAAGCCGTAGAGAAGGCAGTCCTCGACACGATCCCGAAGGGCACGGAGGAGATAAACCTCAGGGCCCTCAGGAAGGGCTTTGAGCTTGCCGAAAAGTTCAAACCCTGAGCCTTGGTGGTTTTCCATTCTTTCCGCAAGTTTTCAGGTAAACGTTTTCGCCCGTGAGCTGACCTTTGTTCCCGGCGAGTTAAAGAAACCCTTAAAAGAACCCCCGGGAAGCTTGTAGCATGAGGCCTGAAGACGAGAAGTTCATGCGCCTTGCCCTCGAGCTGGCTAAAAGGGGAGAGGGCTGGGTGAACTCAAACCCGATGGTCGGGGCTGTAATAGTCAAGGACGGCGAGGTAATCGGCGTCGGCTGGCACAGAAAGTTCGGCGAGAAGCACGCGGAAGTCAACGCCATAGAGGACGCCAGGGCCAAAGGCCACGAGGTTAAAGGCGCCACCATGTACGTAACCCTTGAGCCCTGCTCCCACTGGGGGAAGCAACCGCCCTGCGCCGACCGGATAATAGCAGAGGGCTTTAAGCGGGTCGTCGTTGCGATGAAGGACCCGAACCCCCTCGTGGCCGGGAGGGGGATAGAGAAGATGAGGGAAGCCGGGATAGAGGTTGAAGTCGGTCTCCTCGAAGAGGAAGCTAAAAAGCTCAACGAGATCTTCATCAAGTACATAACGACGAAGGTGCCCTTTGTCTCGATCAAGCTCGCCCTGACCCTGGACGGGTTCATAGCGACAGAGAGCGGCTCCTCCCAGTGGATAACCGGTGAAAAGGCCCGGGAGAGGGTTCAGGAGCTGAGGAGAAGGCACATGGCGATAATGGTGGGCTCGGGAACCGTCTTAGCGGACAACCCGAGGCTCAACTGCAGGCTTGAGAACTGCCCTCCGAAGGTCAAGGTGATCCTCGACCGCTCCGGCAGGATTGCGGAGGAGGTGAGGAAGGGGAGGAATTTCAGGCTCTTCGAAGACGGTAGAGTGATCTTCTTCACGGAGAGGCCGGAGAAGTTCGAGGGGATAGCTGAGGCCTACCCGATAACAGGGCCAGAAGAAATCCTGAGGAAGCTCGGTGAGCTCGGCATAGACAGCGTCCTGATAGAGGGAGGCAGAATAGCCTGCCAGTTTTTAAGCTACGCCGACAAGTTCTACCTCTTCTATGGGCCAAAGCTCTTCGGCAGAGGGATTAAGCCCTTCGAGTGCCTGAAGGTTGAGGACGCGAACGGGGCACCGGTTTTGAGGATAGAGTCAGTGGAAAAGCTCGGGGAGAGCTTTTTGGTCACGGCTTATCCGGGTGGTGAAAATGTTCAGCGGGATAGTTGAGGCAACCGGAAAGGCCCGCTACTCCGCAGGAAAACTCCACGTGGAGGTTCCCTTTGAGGTCAGGCCCGGCGACAGTGTGGCAGTGAACGGCGCCTGCCTCACCGTTGTGGACTTCGACGGGAAAGAAGCTACCTTTGATATAGGAGAGGAGACCCTTGCGAGGACGAACCTGAGGGAGGCGAAGGTCGTGAACCTCGAGAGGGCCATGCCTGCCAGCGGCCGCTTTAACGGGCACATAGTGACCGGCCACGTTGATGGCACGGTAAGGTTCATAGCGAAGAGGACGAGCGGGAACACGACGTGGATGGCCTTCGAGATGCCGCCCGAAAGGTGGGGCGTCGCCGAGAAGGGTTCCATAGCTTTGAACGGCGTCTCTCTAACCGTTGCGAGGGTCGAAGGGAGCCGCTTCTGGATCCAGGTGATCCCCTACACGCTGGAAAAGACCAACCTCGGCCTCCTGAGGCCAGGGGAGAGGGTTAACTACGAGATCGACATCATAGCGAGGTATGTTAGGGAAATCATTGCGAACAGTAAGTAGAGTAGAGAGGCTCGATTACACGGGCTATTCGGCCGAAGTCCTCGTGTGTTCCCTGAAGGACCAGACGGTAAAGGTTGAAGCCGATGTCCCGGAGTGGATCGACTCGAACGCTGCGTTCTACATTACCTATTCCCGCCTGGACTACCTTGGGCTCCTCGGGGAGGAGATAAGGAAAGAACTGGTAAACAGGACTTCTGAGGGCTGGAAAATCGGGAACTTTGAGTTCATGGAGCCAGACCTCAAAAAAGTCACTTACTCCAAAGGGACGTTCACCTACGCCGAGCGACTAAAGAAGGGCAGTGCACGGTGTTTTCTTTCAAAGGAGTCTTCAAGGCGTTGCCTGGGAGTATTTACCTACGCGACGGGGAGAGGATTCCACTTCCGAAAGCTTCGCTCACCGGACAGTCGGGCTGGCTGTTCTTTGCACAAATCCCCGAAGGCTATAAGGGCTGGAACGCCTCCCTCATGATCCCGGAGAGGCTGGGAAGGGACAGCGAATTTGAAAAGGCGTACAGGAACCACCTCAAGAGCCTCTTTGAGTTGGTTGATAAGAGGCTGATAACGGAGGGGGAGCTCGGCCGCATTGAAATCCCCGAGGAACCGGTTCCTCCGGAGGATTACTGCGCGGAACTTGTGGCAAACGGGAGCAGGGTGTCGTCCACGAGGCCCCTGGGCAGTTCGGGCCTCTACAGTGACGGGAACTACTACCTCTTCGAGTATTCGGGGAAGAATGGGGGGACAATATCCGTGGGCTTCACCTCCAGCGGGTGCAGGCCCGCAGTGTGGTTCACCTTTGTCGGGGCTTTAGATGGATCTGGGGACTCCATCAAGGAGAATGGCCATATTAGGTCAATTTTCGGCGTTTTCAGCAACTTTTCCGTCCACAACGGGGATGGCGATGGGCCGCTGTTCGTGGATTCTTCCGGCCACGTTATTCTTGACCTCGTGGTTGAACCGTGACTTTTGTTCCGTTTTTGGAACAAATTTTTAAAAGATGTGGAACAAAGTTGTTTTCGGGGAAGGGAGGATGAACTGGGAGTCGGTCAGAGAGAAAGTTCTTGGAGGAAAACCGGTCGTTCTCATCGACGACAGAAGGGAGTTTGAGGCCGATCTGGTTTATCCGGCGGAGATAGCTTCTCCTGAGGTAGTTAACTTCATGCTCTCGATGAAGGGCCTCCTCTGCTTCACGATGGACATGGATGAGGCCTTAAGGAGGGGCTTCTTCCCGCTGCCGAGCAAGGAAGGGGAGACGAACTTTTTGGTTCCCGTTGA from Thermococcus zilligii AN1 includes:
- the surE gene encoding 5'/3'-nucleotidase SurE, encoding MRILLTNDDGINSEGIRVAVKALGELGEVYVVAPLFQRSASGRAMTLHRPIRVKRVEIPGAKAAYGVDGTPTDSVIFAIARFGNFDLAVSGINLGENLSTEITVSGTASAAIEAATHGIPSVAISLEVDWKKTLGEGEGIDFSASAYFLKKIARAILESGLPEGVDMLNVNVPGDATEETEIAITRLARKRYCPTVEERIDPRGHPYYWIVGRQKTGFEPGTDAYALKVERKVSVTPINIDLTARVGPEEVKKILRGFDSPGSPAGF
- a CDS encoding archaeosine biosynthesis radical SAM protein RaSEA, producing MTYWTSEDNVAGKPGTALFIILPTIGCYRFRIGKACYMCAYPASAPEVRWSQEAIVDYFRGALKKIEGKKGPFAVRIFTSGSFLDNGELKPETRRKIFEILSKMDSVEEIVIESRSELVRYDAVKELAEIVPDKHFEVAIGLETANDDIAEVSINKGNTFSDFVKAAEVTHKAGARVKTYLLLKPVFLSERDGIRDAKESIIRAEPYTDTFSINITDIQKGTPYESLWERGEYRPPWLWSAVELLIWAKKKFPGKRILSDPVGAGSPRGPHNCLRDYDKAIGNAIKKFSATQDLSHIENLKPECRGRWEYIVENGLLDWQLVTW
- a CDS encoding 2-oxoglutarate ferredoxin oxidoreductase subunit delta, which codes for MADVKTTVEKNGYLVVGKAEGIVEIDVDTFLCKGCGICVEMCPRKVFEWSKELSEKGVHYPVPVNAEKCVKCKLCELLCPDFAIAVRW
- a CDS encoding 2-oxoacid:acceptor oxidoreductase subunit alpha, which translates into the protein MIIRGDEPEQVRLIKKLYRPGNYFMQGNEAVAYGAIFAGCRFYAGYPITPSSEIAETMARELPKLGGYYLQMEDEIGSIAAMIGASWTGLKAMTATAGPGFSLMQENIGYAIMTETPVVIVDVQRSGPSTGQATKGAQGDFFQARWGTHGDHSIVAVSPTSGQDAFWEMIRAFNIAEKLRTPVVVLFDGILAHTRELVRIPDIEEVEIAYRKLPENEAEARLPFGDPHGDGVPPMPLFGHGYFTHVTGSTHKENGLRDVYTPEVHDRLVRRLQRKIEQNRKVYEKYEEHFTDDAEILVVSWGVTARPALGAVLRAREEGIKAGLFVPKTVHPFPGERMRELGKRVRAILVPEMNLGQMIIEVERYINDDVLLKGVNKIGGVPLTVEEILREIRGVA
- a CDS encoding 2-oxoacid:ferredoxin oxidoreductase subunit beta; the encoded protein is MAREIYSKYPLIKYLRKEALPTALCPGCGGGTVLNAFANAVDQLKIDPRDIVVVGGIGCSAWIASPYFLADTLHTTHGRAIAFATGVKVGLPDKKVVVISGDGDLASIGGNHLIHAARRNVDIKVILVNNFIYGMTGGQVAPTTPFGAKTTTTPYRNIENSLNISETVAAAGASYVARWTTAHVYQLIESIKKALTIKGFSLVEVISQCPVQFGRRNQMKEPAEMLRWFLKNSVPVSKAKNMSEEELRDKFVIGEFVNRERPEFVTELNKLVDEVQEHFGLKGE
- a CDS encoding nucleotidyltransferase family protein, yielding MGLYDLVGRRIREAFGDRVEEVIIFGSRVRGDFRPDSDLDVLLVLRDGIKPEDWDRIGELSAELTLKLGVSVMIVPHGPGEDSLYTTAKTEGLAV
- a CDS encoding 2-oxoacid:ferredoxin oxidoreductase subunit gamma; protein product: MQIRFAGIGGQGVVLAGLILGEAAAIEGLNVLQAQDYSSASRGGHSIADVIISKEPIYDVIVTEADVLVALAQLGYNTVKDSLREGGLLIVDTDLVKPDRDYIGAPFTRIAEETTGLALTVNMVALGYLVARTGIVKRENVEEAIRRHVPKGTEEINIRAFRAGFEEGLK
- a CDS encoding 2-oxoacid:acceptor oxidoreductase subunit alpha codes for the protein MRYPFVVGRSDFIQGDEAIARAAILAGCRFYAGYPITPASEIFEAMALYMPLVDGVSIQMEDEIASVAAIIGASWAGAKAMTATSGPGFSLMQENIGYAIMTETPIVIVNVQRGGPSTGQPTLAAQGDIMQAIWGTHGDHSLIVLSPSTVQEAFDFTIRAFNLAEKYRTPVILLTDAEIAHMRERVYIPNPEEIETVSRKLPANEEEARLPFGDPHGDGVPPMPIFGRGYRTYVTGLTHDEHGHPKTVEPEVHERLIRRIIDKLERNKADIITYETFGLEDAEVAIVATGIVSRSAMSAVKMLRERGVRAGFLKLNTIWPFDFEMVEKLAERVRKIYVPEMNMGQLYHLVREGANGKAEVELISKIGGEVHTPMEIIERVVG
- a CDS encoding 2-oxoacid:ferredoxin oxidoreductase subunit beta codes for the protein MYLKSSYEIRDKYLRKDMLPTIFCPGCGIGSVLQFTLRAIDDLGLNQDEIVWVSGIGCSSRVPGFVNFDGLHTTHGRALAFATGIKLTNPDLRIIAFMGDGDAAAIGGNHFIHAIRRNLDVTVILINNFTYGMTGGQVAPTTLKGLKGTTAPYGQFENPFDIAQLAVAAGANYVARWTVFNYLQGINSVKKALQKEGFTLVEFLSPCPIGFGRRNRMKTSPELIRWYQEITVPLAKAKNMKPEELEGKIVIGEFVDRDRPGLVREYQEYIKRAKKMMGWEG
- a CDS encoding 2-oxoacid:ferredoxin oxidoreductase subunit gamma, translated to MRKEILFSGFGGQGVILASVILGRAAAVYENLYAVQTQSYGPESRGGASRAEVIISDGPIDYPKVMAPDCAVFFSQEAYSKYLQTVKPGAKVIIEKNLVPHRDLEFERKLNVIALPLTEIAEETTGLSLTMNILALGILTAWTGVVGREAVEKAVLDTIPKGTEEINLRALRKGFELAEKFKP
- the ribD gene encoding bifunctional diaminohydroxyphosphoribosylaminopyrimidine deaminase/5-amino-6-(5-phosphoribosylamino)uracil reductase RibD; translation: MRPEDEKFMRLALELAKRGEGWVNSNPMVGAVIVKDGEVIGVGWHRKFGEKHAEVNAIEDARAKGHEVKGATMYVTLEPCSHWGKQPPCADRIIAEGFKRVVVAMKDPNPLVAGRGIEKMREAGIEVEVGLLEEEAKKLNEIFIKYITTKVPFVSIKLALTLDGFIATESGSSQWITGEKARERVQELRRRHMAIMVGSGTVLADNPRLNCRLENCPPKVKVILDRSGRIAEEVRKGRNFRLFEDGRVIFFTERPEKFEGIAEAYPITGPEEILRKLGELGIDSVLIEGGRIACQFLSYADKFYLFYGPKLFGRGIKPFECLKVEDANGAPVLRIESVEKLGESFLVTAYPGGENVQRDS
- a CDS encoding riboflavin synthase, whose translation is MFSGIVEATGKARYSAGKLHVEVPFEVRPGDSVAVNGACLTVVDFDGKEATFDIGEETLARTNLREAKVVNLERAMPASGRFNGHIVTGHVDGTVRFIAKRTSGNTTWMAFEMPPERWGVAEKGSIALNGVSLTVARVEGSRFWIQVIPYTLEKTNLGLLRPGERVNYEIDIIARYVREIIANSK